One window from the genome of Metabacillus flavus encodes:
- a CDS encoding alpha/beta fold hydrolase: METQVNHLDLNGLTFQYRETGEASAPPIVALHALGMSAESWDRAASVMGEKYRVLALDQRGHGGSARPGQYTFELMCEDLLHFADAMNLETFTLLGHSMGGTVSYLFAESFPSRVERLIVEDTPPPFPDKPLDIPSEPSDPLPFDWPVVPSIMQQLNVPNPEWWTRLPDITVPTLIIGGGASHIPQDKLKEVSGLIPNCELVTIESAGHFVHDEKLPEFLAAVESFLSKL, encoded by the coding sequence ATGGAAACACAAGTAAACCATTTGGACTTAAATGGACTCACCTTTCAATATCGGGAAACAGGGGAAGCTTCTGCCCCGCCGATTGTTGCGCTTCACGCACTCGGAATGAGTGCTGAGTCGTGGGATCGTGCTGCGTCTGTTATGGGAGAAAAATACCGCGTTTTAGCACTTGATCAAAGGGGGCACGGCGGAAGTGCAAGACCTGGTCAATACACGTTTGAGCTTATGTGCGAGGACCTGCTTCATTTTGCGGATGCGATGAATCTGGAGACCTTTACGCTATTGGGGCATTCCATGGGCGGCACGGTATCCTATCTTTTTGCAGAATCCTTTCCTTCCAGGGTGGAACGGTTAATTGTTGAAGACACGCCGCCTCCATTTCCGGATAAGCCATTGGATATTCCCTCCGAACCTTCGGATCCGCTCCCGTTTGATTGGCCTGTGGTGCCTTCCATTATGCAGCAGCTGAATGTGCCTAACCCTGAATGGTGGACGCGCCTTCCGGACATTACTGTTCCGACTCTTATCATCGGCGGCGGGGCCAGTCACATTCCTCAAGATAAATTGAAGGAAGTATCGGGGCTTATTCCGAATTGCGAACTCGTGACGATTGAAAGTGCCGGGCACTTTGTGCATGATGAAAAGCTGCCTGAATTTTTAGCGGCAGTTGAAAGCTTTCTTTCCAAATTATAG
- a CDS encoding response regulator transcription factor, protein MNKTILVAEDEETISRVLSVYLKHEGYEVLQAFNGNDAVAVFREKTPDLVLLDVMLPGMEGWEVLLEIRKMSACPVIMLTALGDIDYKLKGLNQGADDYISKPFIGEEVIARVNAVMRRSSKILESDNRKQIGNLSIHFDSHLVTIDGEFVILTPKDLSLLIFLAERPNRTFTREDLIEHVWGMDYEGSDRAVDLAVKRIRQALVHWSSAYGEIRTLRGLGYQFSVYEK, encoded by the coding sequence ATGAATAAAACCATTTTAGTAGCAGAAGATGAGGAAACCATTTCAAGAGTGTTGAGTGTTTATTTAAAGCACGAAGGATATGAGGTGCTTCAAGCCTTTAACGGGAATGACGCGGTAGCTGTTTTCCGAGAAAAAACCCCTGACCTTGTGCTGCTGGATGTCATGCTTCCGGGCATGGAGGGCTGGGAGGTCTTACTGGAAATCAGAAAAATGAGTGCCTGCCCAGTCATTATGCTGACGGCCCTCGGCGACATTGACTATAAATTAAAAGGACTCAATCAGGGTGCGGATGATTACATTTCCAAGCCGTTTATCGGGGAAGAAGTCATTGCCAGGGTGAACGCTGTGATGCGCCGTTCTTCGAAAATCCTGGAATCAGATAATCGAAAGCAGATTGGAAATTTAAGTATTCACTTTGACTCCCATCTTGTTACCATTGATGGCGAGTTCGTGATACTAACTCCGAAGGATCTCTCGCTGCTCATCTTCCTTGCAGAACGGCCGAACCGGACCTTCACAAGAGAAGACTTAATTGAACATGTATGGGGCATGGACTATGAAGGAAGCGACCGGGCCGTGGACCTTGCGGTGAAGCGGATCCGCCAGGCGCTCGTCCATTGGTCATCCGCCTACGGTGAAATCAGAACGCTCAGAGGATTGGGGTATCAGTTCAGTGTTTACGAAAAATAA
- a CDS encoding Lrp/AsnC family transcriptional regulator: MDALDQKIIFYLQEDARISMTELGQRINLSVPAVKERVKKLEDKGVITGYRAVINPEKINKYVTAFILFDSKRCKAFREFCSGHPEVMECHRLAGQYSYLVKVVTESVHTLEDFIDAAMEYGQPSTLINLSSSLEYKPFFKV, encoded by the coding sequence ATGGATGCATTGGACCAAAAAATCATTTTTTATCTTCAGGAGGATGCGCGTATTTCCATGACGGAGCTTGGCCAACGGATCAATTTGTCTGTGCCGGCCGTTAAGGAACGGGTTAAAAAGCTTGAGGATAAAGGAGTAATTACCGGCTATCGAGCCGTAATTAACCCGGAGAAAATCAATAAATACGTCACGGCTTTTATTTTATTTGATTCAAAAAGATGCAAGGCCTTCCGCGAATTCTGCAGTGGTCATCCGGAGGTGATGGAATGCCACAGGCTTGCCGGACAGTACAGCTACCTTGTAAAAGTCGTCACCGAATCTGTTCATACATTGGAGGATTTCATTGATGCCGCTATGGAATATGGCCAGCCCTCCACTTTGATTAATTTGTCCTCTTCACTAGAATACAAGCCGTTTTTCAAGGTCTGA
- a CDS encoding ketoacyl-ACP synthase III, which produces MTSKSLITAIGTYVPAKRLTNDDLEKMVETRDEWIVQRTGMRERRISGEAEFTSDLCIKAVENLIKTYDKNVDDVDMMIVATSTADYSFPSTACKVQEAFQIKHTGAFDLSAACSGFVYALTLANGLISSGLNKKILVIGAETMSKVMDYTDRTTCILFGDGAGAVLVEYSETPGFNSSIMGTDGSGGQHLYLPGLKGSNRFLVQNGREVYKWATRTVSEGIERLLAQAGMGTENIDWFVPHSANLRIIESICARSGISMEKTLYSVEYMGNTSSASIPLALDIGIKEKKVKHGDTVLLYGFGGGLTHAGVVMKWGVPDLK; this is translated from the coding sequence ATGACATCCAAATCCCTTATTACGGCAATCGGCACGTATGTCCCGGCAAAGCGGCTTACAAACGATGATCTTGAGAAGATGGTGGAAACGAGAGACGAATGGATTGTCCAAAGAACCGGGATGAGAGAAAGAAGAATCTCCGGCGAGGCTGAGTTCACTTCCGATTTATGCATTAAGGCCGTTGAGAACCTCATAAAAACGTATGATAAAAACGTGGATGATGTTGACATGATGATCGTCGCCACATCCACTGCGGATTATAGTTTTCCCAGTACCGCATGCAAAGTGCAGGAAGCCTTTCAAATAAAGCACACAGGAGCCTTTGACCTGAGTGCCGCCTGTTCAGGCTTCGTCTATGCTTTAACGCTGGCAAATGGACTAATCTCCTCAGGGCTGAACAAAAAAATACTCGTCATCGGCGCAGAGACCATGTCTAAAGTGATGGATTATACAGATCGCACCACCTGCATTCTGTTCGGCGACGGAGCAGGAGCTGTCTTGGTCGAATACAGCGAAACCCCTGGCTTTAACTCCTCCATAATGGGGACAGACGGAAGCGGCGGACAGCATCTTTACCTGCCGGGTCTCAAAGGCAGCAATCGATTCCTCGTACAAAACGGCCGCGAGGTATACAAATGGGCCACCCGGACCGTATCAGAAGGAATTGAACGACTACTGGCACAAGCGGGGATGGGAACAGAAAATATTGACTGGTTTGTTCCGCACAGTGCGAACTTAAGAATCATAGAATCCATTTGCGCAAGGTCCGGAATCAGCATGGAAAAAACCCTGTACAGCGTAGAATACATGGGAAATACATCCTCCGCATCCATTCCTCTGGCATTGGATATAGGGATAAAGGAAAAGAAAGTAAAGCACGGAGATACCGTTTTGCTTTATGGGTTTGGGGGAGGGCTGACTCATGCTGGGGTTGTGATGAAGTGGGGGGTGCCGGATTTAAAATGA
- a CDS encoding ArsR/SmtB family transcription factor codes for MRIPNHPSAESIQLTKVLHALSDPNRLRIVKSIANKGEEVCTYYSYEFNISKSTVSHHIKTLRESGIIKVRVEGSQHFYSIRMEDLNGKFPGLMEIVLSADPESY; via the coding sequence ATGAGAATTCCTAATCATCCATCAGCTGAAAGTATACAGTTAACGAAAGTTCTTCACGCTTTAAGTGACCCGAATAGATTGAGGATTGTAAAAAGTATAGCAAACAAGGGTGAAGAAGTTTGTACGTACTATTCTTATGAATTTAACATTTCAAAATCGACGGTTTCTCACCACATCAAAACGTTAAGAGAATCCGGTATTATCAAAGTGCGTGTAGAAGGCTCCCAGCATTTCTACTCCATCAGAATGGAAGATCTGAACGGGAAATTTCCTGGATTAATGGAAATTGTTCTCTCTGCAGATCCTGAATCATATTGA
- a CDS encoding helix-turn-helix domain-containing protein: protein MKKRPEVVACKATFLGGSIDQMMDKKVLHEIEEYLRTHRETSFILYENYTTHQPIQAEIAEFLNKNRKPGFNQILFEFLEKKALTDSELYKKAGIDRRHFSKMRASGYRPRKKTALSLALAMELDMDELEDLLSAAGYSISYSEDRDLIVKYFVEKGIYDLFQINECLDYFREEVFKI, encoded by the coding sequence ATGAAAAAAAGACCGGAAGTGGTCGCCTGCAAAGCGACATTTTTAGGGGGAAGCATAGATCAGATGATGGATAAAAAAGTACTGCATGAAATAGAGGAATACCTTCGAACTCACAGGGAAACAAGCTTTATTCTTTATGAGAATTACACTACCCATCAGCCAATTCAAGCGGAAATTGCAGAATTTCTAAATAAAAATAGAAAACCGGGTTTTAACCAAATTTTATTTGAATTCTTAGAGAAAAAAGCCTTAACAGATTCAGAACTATATAAAAAAGCGGGGATCGACCGCAGGCACTTTTCCAAGATGAGAGCCAGCGGATACAGGCCGCGCAAGAAGACCGCCCTCTCACTGGCTTTGGCAATGGAGTTAGACATGGATGAATTGGAAGACCTTTTGTCTGCTGCAGGATACTCCATATCCTATAGTGAAGACAGGGATTTGATTGTTAAATATTTTGTGGAGAAAGGGATTTATGATTTGTTCCAGATTAATGAATGTTTGGATTATTTTAGGGAAGAAGTTTTTAAGATTTAA
- a CDS encoding vWA domain-containing protein: MKAGLMEIVFLLDRSGSMAGLEKETIEGFNSLIKQQTEREGETNVTAVLFDDQYEVLWNGADAKKVSLSKENYDVRGCTALLDAIGKAILEVGSRLQHTEENQRPDKVMFVITTDGMENASREFTHDKVKDLIIHQRKKYNWEFLFLGANIDAFHEANLLGVQQDMVHEFTASAAGIEAMYSSVQESITKIVE; this comes from the coding sequence ATGAAAGCTGGCTTAATGGAGATCGTGTTCCTGCTTGACCGCAGCGGATCAATGGCAGGACTGGAAAAGGAAACAATCGAAGGCTTTAATTCACTTATAAAACAGCAAACGGAACGGGAAGGCGAAACGAATGTTACAGCCGTTCTATTTGATGATCAATATGAGGTTCTCTGGAATGGAGCAGACGCAAAGAAGGTATCGCTGTCAAAAGAAAATTACGATGTACGGGGATGTACCGCATTGCTGGATGCGATTGGCAAGGCGATTTTGGAAGTGGGAAGCAGGCTTCAGCATACTGAGGAAAATCAGAGACCGGATAAAGTCATGTTCGTCATCACTACGGATGGCATGGAGAATGCCAGCAGAGAATTTACTCATGACAAGGTCAAAGATCTGATCATCCATCAGCGTAAAAAATACAATTGGGAGTTTCTATTTTTAGGAGCGAATATCGATGCGTTTCATGAAGCGAATCTACTTGGAGTCCAGCAAGATATGGTTCATGAGTTCACAGCATCAGCGGCTGGAATAGAAGCGATGTATTCCAGCGTGCAAGAATCGATCACCAAAATCGTGGAATAG
- a CDS encoding HAMP domain-containing sensor histidine kinase — protein MFTKNKKRTTLLKYWTTRYLFSLCIGLLILGIGSFWWIRQTTIDNRLNLLEYLAAESAETAAGQKNFEDFDRRIDQRSRVLDMGRPPQIFITNKKGVLVRGPHKGPGPENNLGPEKLKLPAKIFSNNETVQKLKINGTSVYTIKEPIVIDAVQKGWVVVMQTEDQLADVNQEYRLIAILLIGLGLLGWLVIYILSKRILKPIQEVALAAAEIKEGQYDIKLNSDVREQEIYDLVTSFEEMTQRLTQLEKLRAELLAGVTHDLKTPVTSISGLVQAVRDGIVTGEERQEFLDITLKEIHRLQTMIADLLDFNSLSAGAFTIHPETCNMNELIHNIVRQWSVTQQNEVHYEVKTPEPIITLETDPLRLQQILINLLNNSSQAMDGKGLITVSLFEDGIEVADNGPGIPASEQPYIFERFFRGEKKKLKVRGLGLGLPFSKMLAKALGGDLVLKESGSGGSVFSVVLK, from the coding sequence GTGTTTACGAAAAATAAGAAACGGACCACACTATTAAAATATTGGACGACCCGGTACCTCTTCTCCCTCTGTATCGGTCTGCTCATTTTAGGAATCGGCTCCTTCTGGTGGATCCGCCAGACGACCATTGATAACCGGCTGAATTTGCTTGAGTATTTAGCAGCTGAATCGGCCGAGACAGCTGCAGGCCAAAAGAACTTTGAAGATTTTGACCGGCGGATTGATCAGCGGTCCCGGGTTTTGGATATGGGCCGTCCCCCGCAAATTTTCATTACGAATAAGAAAGGCGTCCTTGTAAGAGGTCCCCACAAAGGTCCGGGACCTGAGAACAATCTGGGACCTGAAAAGCTAAAGCTTCCTGCAAAAATTTTCTCCAATAATGAGACCGTTCAAAAATTAAAGATTAACGGAACGTCTGTCTACACCATTAAAGAGCCTATTGTCATTGATGCGGTGCAAAAAGGCTGGGTTGTCGTCATGCAGACGGAAGACCAGCTGGCAGACGTCAATCAGGAATACCGTCTAATCGCTATACTGCTTATTGGCCTTGGACTCCTAGGCTGGCTCGTCATCTATATTCTCTCAAAACGGATCCTGAAGCCAATCCAGGAGGTCGCCCTCGCTGCGGCTGAAATCAAAGAAGGGCAATATGATATCAAGCTGAACTCTGACGTGAGGGAACAGGAAATCTACGACCTCGTAACCTCTTTTGAGGAGATGACGCAGCGGCTTACCCAGCTTGAAAAACTGAGAGCCGAGCTGCTCGCAGGCGTTACCCATGATTTAAAAACACCCGTCACCTCCATCAGCGGACTCGTCCAGGCTGTGAGAGACGGAATCGTCACTGGTGAAGAGCGACAGGAATTTCTGGACATTACGCTTAAAGAAATCCATCGTCTCCAAACGATGATCGCGGACCTATTGGACTTCAACTCCTTATCCGCAGGCGCATTTACCATTCATCCGGAAACATGCAATATGAACGAACTTATTCATAATATTGTCAGGCAATGGAGCGTTACCCAGCAAAACGAGGTTCACTATGAAGTGAAGACGCCAGAACCAATCATCACACTCGAAACCGACCCTCTCAGACTTCAGCAGATTCTCATTAACCTATTAAATAATTCCAGTCAGGCCATGGACGGAAAAGGGCTTATTACGGTGTCTTTATTTGAAGACGGGATTGAAGTTGCTGACAATGGCCCAGGTATACCCGCAAGTGAGCAGCCGTATATCTTTGAACGCTTTTTCCGGGGTGAAAAGAAAAAACTGAAGGTTCGCGGGCTCGGACTTGGATTGCCGTTCAGCAAAATGCTTGCGAAGGCTTTGGGCGGAGATTTGGTGCTGAAGGAGAGCGGTTCAGGCGGGAGTGTGTTTTCGGTGGTGTTGAAGTAA
- a CDS encoding SDR family oxidoreductase produces MSKTIFITGAGTGLGRGAALGLAKKGHHVIAATEITAQKTDLMQEAQRQGLDMEVFKLDITNERDRAQIEKYDIDVFVANAAINEGGPLAEVPMDRFRALFEVNVFATLETVQIAARNMVERGSGKIIFMSSMAGISATPYVGPYTATKHAIEGIAQTMQAELVDFGVQVATINPGAYDTGFNDRSAEEKWKWFDEKEHFTKKEDMLQQAEGLKNQFDPQDMIEKMIEIIPADHHKFRTVHPEETEKQLEETEQERWKMEI; encoded by the coding sequence ATGAGCAAAACCATCTTCATCACAGGCGCAGGAACCGGACTGGGCAGAGGCGCAGCACTCGGTCTAGCAAAAAAAGGCCATCACGTCATCGCAGCAACGGAAATCACCGCCCAGAAAACAGACTTAATGCAGGAAGCACAGAGACAGGGTCTCGATATGGAAGTTTTTAAACTGGATATCACCAATGAACGGGATCGGGCTCAGATCGAGAAATACGATATTGATGTATTTGTCGCGAATGCGGCGATCAATGAAGGGGGTCCACTTGCAGAAGTGCCGATGGACCGGTTCCGTGCCCTTTTTGAAGTGAACGTGTTCGCAACGCTTGAGACCGTTCAGATTGCAGCCCGGAACATGGTGGAGAGGGGCAGCGGGAAAATCATTTTCATGAGTTCAATGGCAGGAATTTCTGCCACTCCGTATGTTGGCCCTTATACCGCAACAAAGCATGCGATTGAGGGAATCGCCCAAACGATGCAGGCTGAGCTGGTAGACTTCGGTGTGCAGGTCGCAACCATTAATCCAGGGGCGTACGACACAGGCTTTAATGACCGGAGCGCGGAAGAAAAATGGAAGTGGTTCGATGAGAAAGAACACTTTACTAAGAAAGAAGATATGCTGCAGCAGGCGGAAGGGCTGAAAAATCAGTTTGATCCGCAGGACATGATTGAAAAAATGATCGAAATCATCCCAGCAGACCACCACAAATTCCGCACCGTCCACCCGGAAGAAACAGAGAAACAACTGGAGGAAACGGAGCAGGAACGGTGGAAAATGGAAATTTGA
- a CDS encoding SAM-dependent methyltransferase, whose protein sequence is MKEAYYDHIMNVKTERYQKEILQAVHYHYHRYEPTPYRALDALFEYYKLESGDHVVDFGCGMGRLIFYIHYHFNASVTGIEMNEGLYESALENLDRYGKKTKKNKDKINFQCCLAEEYSITDQDNRFYFFNPFSIQVFIKIVNNILLSVEKEPRETELVLYYPSEEYILFLENQTGYELKEEVYVPELYDTNPAEKFMIYRLSFLKD, encoded by the coding sequence ATGAAGGAAGCCTATTACGACCACATCATGAATGTGAAAACGGAAAGATACCAAAAAGAAATCCTGCAAGCCGTGCACTATCATTATCACCGCTATGAGCCGACTCCCTATCGCGCGCTCGACGCCTTATTTGAATATTATAAGCTTGAGAGCGGCGATCACGTGGTCGATTTCGGCTGCGGAATGGGACGTTTAATTTTCTATATCCATTATCATTTCAATGCCTCCGTTACCGGAATTGAAATGAATGAAGGGCTGTATGAATCCGCTCTAGAAAACCTGGATCGCTACGGTAAAAAAACTAAAAAGAACAAAGACAAAATTAATTTCCAATGTTGTCTTGCAGAGGAATATTCCATTACAGACCAAGATAACCGTTTTTACTTCTTCAACCCGTTTTCCATCCAAGTGTTCATCAAAATCGTTAACAATATCCTGCTTTCAGTAGAAAAAGAACCTCGGGAAACGGAACTGGTTTTGTATTATCCTTCCGAGGAATACATTCTCTTTTTGGAGAACCAGACAGGCTATGAGCTGAAAGAAGAAGTGTATGTACCGGAGCTTTATGACACCAATCCGGCGGAAAAGTTTATGATTTACAGGCTGTCCTTCCTGAAGGATTAA
- a CDS encoding DUF1272 domain-containing protein, producing the protein MGLEMRTNCERCEHTLDAHSIAYICIHECTFCEDCTAEMYGVCPNCGGELVQRPRAGGACPVGGPK; encoded by the coding sequence ATGGGGCTTGAAATGAGAACGAATTGTGAGAGATGCGAACATACACTGGATGCGCATTCCATCGCTTATATATGCATCCATGAATGTACGTTTTGCGAAGATTGTACGGCGGAAATGTACGGTGTATGCCCGAATTGCGGAGGAGAATTGGTTCAGCGGCCAAGAGCGGGTGGCGCCTGTCCGGTTGGCGGACCCAAATAA
- a CDS encoding cysteine hydrolase family protein, with translation MDRRTPLLIIDVQKAFDDPSWGRRNNEHAEKNIAGLLHAWRKSKMPVIHVAHKSNQPHSLFFRGSDSSRIKEIVLPESDEIIIEKSVNSAFIGTNLELILHELGCKRIIICGLTTNHCVETTTRMAGNLRFNPILVSDATAAFDRTGPDGRRYRAEDIHQMTLVNLHEEFAEIRTAEEILRRERSLNNGA, from the coding sequence GTGGATAGACGTACTCCACTGCTGATCATAGATGTTCAGAAAGCCTTCGATGACCCAAGCTGGGGGAGAAGGAACAATGAACATGCAGAAAAGAACATTGCTGGATTGCTGCATGCATGGAGAAAATCGAAAATGCCTGTTATTCATGTTGCACATAAATCCAATCAACCTCACTCCTTATTTTTCAGAGGGAGCGATTCCAGCAGAATAAAAGAGATCGTTCTGCCTGAATCGGATGAAATCATCATTGAGAAGTCTGTAAACAGTGCTTTTATCGGAACCAATTTAGAATTGATTTTGCATGAACTTGGATGCAAACGAATCATCATTTGCGGATTGACGACGAATCATTGTGTGGAAACGACGACTAGAATGGCGGGAAATCTTAGGTTTAACCCTATCCTTGTCTCAGATGCAACTGCCGCTTTTGACCGGACTGGTCCTGATGGCAGACGGTACAGGGCAGAAGACATTCACCAAATGACCCTTGTTAATCTGCATGAAGAATTTGCGGAAATCCGAACGGCAGAAGAAATATTGAGAAGAGAGAGGAGCTTGAATAATGGGGCTTGA
- a CDS encoding aldo/keto reductase: MKEILLNKANMKVTQIGLGTNAVGGHNLFTDLDEEQGKDLVKEALNLGITFIDTADVYGFGRSEELVGEVIKPHRSELKLATKGAVEKIGGNTRINNKPEYLRAAVEKSLERLQTDFIDLYYLHYPDNETPLTESIGELSRLKEEGKIGAIGISNVNLNQLKEANQHGEIDVIQSPYNMLERSAEEDLLPYTREHNISFVPYGPLAFGILGGKYSRSLTLKDGDWRKEEPLFQPETFLTVLDKVEKLKAIAEDKGASLSNLALAWLLSQEGIDTVIPGGKRAEQVRENVKADSLILSSRDLIKIESILGK, from the coding sequence ATGAAAGAAATTCTCTTAAATAAAGCTAATATGAAAGTGACCCAAATAGGCTTAGGGACCAATGCAGTAGGCGGTCATAATCTATTTACTGATTTAGATGAAGAACAAGGAAAAGATTTGGTTAAAGAGGCATTGAATCTTGGCATTACATTTATTGATACAGCTGACGTTTACGGATTCGGACGGTCGGAAGAACTGGTAGGGGAAGTGATTAAACCCCATCGTTCTGAGCTAAAGCTTGCTACTAAAGGGGCTGTAGAGAAAATAGGCGGGAATACAAGGATTAACAACAAACCGGAGTATTTACGCGCAGCCGTTGAGAAGAGTCTAGAAAGACTTCAAACGGATTTCATTGATTTATATTACTTGCATTATCCGGATAACGAAACGCCTTTAACTGAATCTATCGGTGAATTATCCCGCTTAAAAGAAGAGGGGAAAATTGGGGCCATAGGAATCTCCAACGTCAATCTGAATCAGTTAAAAGAAGCAAATCAGCACGGAGAAATTGATGTGATTCAATCCCCTTACAACATGCTGGAGCGTTCAGCAGAAGAGGATCTTCTTCCTTACACAAGAGAACACAACATATCCTTTGTTCCTTATGGACCGCTGGCATTTGGAATTCTGGGCGGGAAATACAGCCGTTCACTAACATTAAAAGACGGAGACTGGAGAAAGGAAGAGCCTCTATTTCAACCGGAAACATTTTTAACTGTTTTAGACAAGGTCGAAAAATTAAAAGCGATAGCCGAAGACAAAGGAGCTAGTTTATCCAACTTAGCGCTGGCATGGCTGCTTTCGCAAGAAGGAATTGACACCGTAATACCCGGCGGTAAACGGGCTGAGCAGGTAAGAGAAAATGTGAAAGCAGATTCTTTAATCCTGTCATCTAGGGATTTAATTAAAATCGAATCCATACTCGGTAAATAA
- a CDS encoding HD-GYP domain-containing protein: MKGLHLGFQGDFLEKATDISSEYSLLAKGDGAEVILQTILEGKTFYVHPGDTPELMEFFYILSGHCVCKDSGENLKSGDYFYLHQLKEATYFKAETEMRMLWFITQPVFHYMSKNIEEITKIVKQVEEKDSYTYQHSARVQTCSVQIAKHLQLTKDQLENLYYASLFHDVGKIHVPEEILNKPDKLTPKEFEILKKHSYDGAQMVKSTYYDHISNIILHHHERLDGSGYPYGLKGDQISTEAQIIAIADTYDAMTSDRVYRKGLNPVDAMKEIKSLTNRHYRGPIVDALEQVLISEGILPKD; encoded by the coding sequence ATGAAGGGTCTTCATCTCGGTTTTCAAGGTGATTTTTTAGAAAAAGCAACAGATATCAGCTCTGAGTACAGTTTGCTTGCTAAGGGAGACGGTGCTGAGGTCATTTTGCAAACCATCCTTGAGGGGAAGACCTTTTATGTGCATCCTGGTGACACACCAGAATTGATGGAGTTCTTTTATATCCTATCCGGTCATTGTGTATGTAAAGATTCGGGAGAAAATTTGAAGTCCGGTGACTATTTTTATCTGCATCAATTAAAAGAAGCCACCTATTTTAAAGCGGAAACCGAAATGAGAATGCTTTGGTTTATTACTCAGCCTGTTTTTCATTACATGAGCAAAAATATTGAAGAGATTACAAAAATTGTTAAACAGGTAGAAGAAAAGGACTCATATACTTATCAGCACAGTGCCCGCGTGCAAACGTGCTCTGTCCAAATTGCCAAGCACCTTCAGCTTACGAAGGATCAGCTTGAAAACTTATATTATGCCTCGCTTTTCCATGACGTTGGAAAAATACATGTTCCCGAAGAAATACTGAACAAGCCCGATAAACTCACTCCGAAAGAATTTGAAATCTTAAAAAAGCACTCTTATGATGGAGCCCAAATGGTAAAATCCACATACTATGATCATATTAGCAACATTATCCTTCACCATCACGAAAGGCTCGATGGATCTGGATATCCATACGGGCTAAAAGGAGACCAAATCTCAACCGAAGCCCAAATCATTGCCATTGCAGACACATACGATGCCATGACCTCTGACCGGGTCTACAGGAAAGGCTTGAATCCCGTTGATGCCATGAAAGAAATAAAGAGCTTAACGAACCGCCATTACAGGGGGCCGATTGTGGATGCCCTTGAGCAAGTGCTCATTTCTGAAGGGATTCTTCCGAAAGATTAG